A window of the Henckelia pumila isolate YLH828 chromosome 3, ASM3356847v2, whole genome shotgun sequence genome harbors these coding sequences:
- the LOC140893565 gene encoding chorismate synthase 1, chloroplastic-like isoform X1 — protein sequence MLFQDSGEIFQDFIRSRAYNKGVRSMQDGRAFFTETTERIAAGVAAQYILKRYSKIEVLGYVSQVHNLVLPQGLVDHTLTLDQIMKSDVRCPNPEYAEKMIAAINSARVIGDSVGGVVTCVVRNVPWRYGSLSFHEIGAKLAKAVISLPSTTGFEFGSGFGGTFKTGSEYNDFLDVDDSGQVKTRTNQSGGISNEETIKMRIAFKPLPTISTMQNPVSLDKDERELGPLRYHASCVVPGAVIVVEAMVAQVLLGQLFKEFLPWLKSQINAVLEESLKSTKSGETHTDSHSIINAALEEFLKWTKNGETRTDESLE from the exons atgttgttTCAGGACTCCGGTGAAATTTTCCAAGATTTTATACGATCTCGTGCATATAATAAAGGTGTGAGATCAATGCAG GATGGGAGAGCTTTTTTCACAGAAACTACAGAAAGAATTGCTGCCGGAGTCGCCGCCCAATATATTTTAAAACGTTATTCAAAGATTGAA GTTCTTGGTTATGTTTCACAAGTGCACAACCTTGTACTTCCTCAAGGTTTGGTTGATCATACCTTGACACTTGATCAG ATAATGAAGAGTGATGTAAGGTGCCCGAATCCAGAGTATGCGGAGAAAATGATTGCCGCTATTAACTCTGCTAGAGTGATAGGTGATTCTGTTGGAGGCGTTGTGACTTGCGTTGTTCGGAATGTTCCATGG AGGTACGGATCTCTGTCCTTTCACGAAATTGGAGCAAAATTGGCTAAAGCGGTTATATCTTTACCTTCAACAACAGGTTTCGAGTTTGGCAGTGGATTCGGAG GTACATTCAAAACTGGGAGCGAGTATAATGATTTCTTGGACGTGGATGACTCTGGCCAAGTTAAGACAAGGACAAACCAATCCGGTGGAATATCAAATGAAGAAACCATTAAAATGAGAATAGCTTTCAAGCCTTTACCCACAATCTCT ACCATGCAAAATCCCGTGAGTTTGGACAAAGACGAGAGGGAACTCGGACCACTAAGATACCATGCTTCTTGTGTTGTTCCTGGAG CTGTTATTGTGGTGGAGGCAATGGTGGCACAAGTGCTTCTTGGTCAATTATTTAAAGAATTTTTACCGTGGTTGAAGTCTCAAATTAATGCTGTATTGGAGGAATCCCTCAAATCGACCAAGAGTGGAGAAACACATACAGATTCCCATTCAA
- the LOC140893565 gene encoding chorismate synthase, chloroplastic-like isoform X2 — protein MLFQDSGEIFQDFIRSRAYNKGVRSMQDGRAFFTETTERIAAGVAAQYILKRYSKIEVLGYVSQVHNLVLPQGLVDHTLTLDQRYGSLSFHEIGAKLAKAVISLPSTTGFEFGSGFGGTFKTGSEYNDFLDVDDSGQVKTRTNQSGGISNEETIKMRIAFKPLPTISTMQNPVSLDKDERELGPLRYHASCVVPGAVIVVEAMVAQVLLGQLFKEFLPWLKSQINAVLEESLKSTKSGETHTDSHSIINAALEEFLKWTKNGETRTDESLE, from the exons atgttgttTCAGGACTCCGGTGAAATTTTCCAAGATTTTATACGATCTCGTGCATATAATAAAGGTGTGAGATCAATGCAG GATGGGAGAGCTTTTTTCACAGAAACTACAGAAAGAATTGCTGCCGGAGTCGCCGCCCAATATATTTTAAAACGTTATTCAAAGATTGAA GTTCTTGGTTATGTTTCACAAGTGCACAACCTTGTACTTCCTCAAGGTTTGGTTGATCATACCTTGACACTTGATCAG AGGTACGGATCTCTGTCCTTTCACGAAATTGGAGCAAAATTGGCTAAAGCGGTTATATCTTTACCTTCAACAACAGGTTTCGAGTTTGGCAGTGGATTCGGAG GTACATTCAAAACTGGGAGCGAGTATAATGATTTCTTGGACGTGGATGACTCTGGCCAAGTTAAGACAAGGACAAACCAATCCGGTGGAATATCAAATGAAGAAACCATTAAAATGAGAATAGCTTTCAAGCCTTTACCCACAATCTCT ACCATGCAAAATCCCGTGAGTTTGGACAAAGACGAGAGGGAACTCGGACCACTAAGATACCATGCTTCTTGTGTTGTTCCTGGAG CTGTTATTGTGGTGGAGGCAATGGTGGCACAAGTGCTTCTTGGTCAATTATTTAAAGAATTTTTACCGTGGTTGAAGTCTCAAATTAATGCTGTATTGGAGGAATCCCTCAAATCGACCAAGAGTGGAGAAACACATACAGATTCCCATTCAA